The window AAGATGGGTTACAAGGGCGTCGACACGACGGAACTCATCATGGACGGACTACGCATTCCGGCCAATCGTGTACTCGGCGGCACCACCGGCCGAGGGTTTTACCAAATGATGGACGGTGTCGAGGTCGGCCGGGTGAATGTGGCCGCGCGTGGTTGCGGCGTCGCGCAGCGTGCATTCGAGCTGGGCGTTTCCTACGCTCAGCAGCGCCACACCTTCGGAAAGCCGATCGCTCAGCACCAGGCGATCCAGTTCAAGCTGGCCGAAATGGCCACCAAGGTCGAAGCGGCGCATGCGATGATGGTGAATGCAGCGCGCAAAAAGGACTCCGGGGAACGAAACGACCTGGAGGCAGGGATGGCGAAGTACCTCGCCTCCGAATACTGCAAGGAAGTCGTCGAGGACGCCTTCCGTATCCACGGCGGTTACGGCTTCTCCAAGGAGTACGAGATCGAGCGCCTCTACCGGGAGGCCCCGATGCTGCTGATCGGTGAAGGTACCGCCGAAATCCAGAAAATGATCATTGGGCGCCGACTCCTCGAGGAGTACCGGTTCCAGGGCTGATTGTCCCCTTCGAGGTGATTTAGCCGCGAAGAAGATCACACCCTGTCATCCTCAGCCGGTGCCTTCCAGCCGTCCGACTCGGCTGCTGGCTTGCCCAGTTGCGGCTCGCAACCGATAGCATCGCCGGAAAAGCCGCCGTCCCCCGTTGCCAGCGCGGCATCATCCGCTACGAAGGTCATCCATGCCCGACAGCCAAACCTCTGCATCACGCGGCGGAGTCCGCCTAGCGCGCGGAGCTTCGCCGTGGCTCCTCCCGACCGTCGCCACCGCGGCGCTCAGCCTCACCCGGGCCCGCAAGTCCGGACGCTGGGCCGCCGTGGCCGTGCCCACCACCGCGCTCGCGGCGGGCATGCTGTGGTTCTTCCGCGACCCCGAGCGCGAGATCACCCAGGGCCGAGTCATCTCTCCGGCCGACGGTGTGGTGCAGAGCATCATGCCGTGGAAGGACGGGCGCACCCGCGTCGCGATCTTCATGAGCCCGCTGAATGTCCACGTCAACCGTGCGCCCCTGGCCGGCACGGTGACATCGGTCGAGCACATCCCCGGTGGGTTCGTCCCGGCGTTCAACAAGGAGAGCGAGAACAACGAGCGCGTTGTCTGGCACTTCGACACCGAGCTCGGTGACATCGAGATGGTGCAGATCGCGGGTGCGGTTGCCCGTCGCATCGTCCCGTACATCCCGCAGGGCACGAAGGTGGAACAGGGCGAGCGCATCGGCCTGATCCGCTTCGGCTCCCGGGTCGACATCTACCTTCCGGAAGGTATCGATGTCGCGGTCGAGGTCGGCCAGGCCACCACCGCGGGGGTGACTCGAATTGACCGTGATTGATCCCGACACACAGGCCGGCTGGGTGCCGGAGGCCGAGTCGGAGGACGACGTCGAGGACATGCCGCTGTCTCTGCGGCTGTCGATAGCGGACACCCTCACTCTCGGTAATGCCACGTGCGGTTTCATGGCGGTGTACTTCACCACCACGGGGATCCTCATCCCGCACCTCACGGGCAGCGACGAAAGCGGCATGGCCCGGCATTCCGCGGCCACCGCCGTGATCCTGATGCTCCTCGCCGCGGTCTTCGACCTCTTCGACGGGCTGGTGGCGCGCAAGCTCCGCAGCTCGCCGATGGGCGCTGAGCTGGACAACCTCTCGGACCTGATCAGCTTCGGCCTCGCCCCGGCGTACTTCGTACTCGTGTACGGCATGGTCGCGGACGACGCACACCAGAGGGTGTCGGCGCTCGCGGCGATCGTCGTGCTGCTGGCCGTGGTGCTGAGACTGGCCAGATTCTCCTGCGTGACCATGAAGGACGGCATGTTCCAGGGCATGCCGAGCCCCTTCGGAGCGCTCACGGTCGTCTCGATCGTCCTCCTGGAGCTGCCCTTCGTACCGACGCTGCTCGCGATCGTCGGAGTGGCGTGGTTGATGGTCAGCCGGGTCGAGTACCCGAAGCCGCGGGGTGTCCTCGCGGTGGCGATGCTCAGCTGGATCGTCGGCGCGATGGGGCTGCTCGCCGCCTGGGCGTTCGACGCCCCCGGCGGTCAGCTGCTCCTGCAGACCGGCTGCGCGCTGCAGGTGGTCCTGGGAGCGGTCATCCCGCTCTTCGCGACGGCGCGGCGGGTGAACACCTTCCGCGACAACCGGCGCGAGGCACGGGCGGCTCAGCTGCCCTAGCGGTACAGCGCAAGACCTACGAGGGCCCGGGTGCTTCCCCAGCACCCGGGCCCTCCTGCATGTCCTGGTGACCGCTGCCTCAGCACCCGCGGTGAACGCAATGTGCTGACGTCATGGAGCAGGCCGGGCGCGCTGTCTCCCGGCCGACTCCGCGGGTCGGTGCGGCGACCGCTACGCCGGGTCCCAGCGGGCGGCGAGCAGCAGCGCGATGTCGTCGGGCCGGTCGGACTCCTGCTTCGCCTCCCGGATCACCAGATCCGCCATGTCGGCGAGCGACGGCAGGTCGGCTCGCTCGATCGTGGAGCGCAGCCGCTCGATGCCCAGATCGATGTCGGTCCCTGTGTGCTCGACCAGTCCGTCGGTGTACAGCGCCAGGATCTCGCCGGGGTCCAGGAGGAGGTCGCTGACCGGGTAGGACGCACGGGGGGCGACCCCGAGCACGATGCCGCCGGGCAGGTCCAGGACCTCGGTCGTGTGGTCGGGATGGCGGAGCAAGGGCTGCGGGTGCCCGGCCCGGACCGCCTGGGTGCGGCCGGTGACAGGGTCGAGGACGACGTAGCAGCAGCTGGCGATCTGGCCGGGGTCGAGGTCGATGAGCAGCCGGTTGGTGCCGCTCACCACCTCCTGGGGATCGTGCCCGCTGAGGGCGAAGGCCCTTACCGCGCTGCGCAGTTGGCCCATGGTCGCGGCCGCGGCGACGCCGTGCCCCTGGACGTCCCCGATGACCAGGGCCAGGCCGCGCTCTCGAGACCTGGCGTGCGGTGACGGCCTCCGTCAGCGCGATGGCGAGGGCGACCGGCCGGTAGAGCGCGGACGCCCGGTCGGCCGGGGAACCGATCCCCACGCCCGGTGTGACGACGGACCCCGGAGTGTAGGCCGGTTCCGTGGCGGCGAGCGTGACCGTCACTCCGTCGTGGCCCGGGTACAGGGACACGGACAGCCAGTCGTCGGTGGAGCGCCGCACGAGGAAGTGCACCGGGTCGTGGGAGAGCAGGGCGGCCCGGTGATCGTCGTCGTACGCGGGGTGTCCGAACCACGGCAAAACCTCCCACAGGACGCGACCGAGCAGGTCGGCGCGCGCCCGGTCGAGCAGCTCCTCCGCGAGATCGTTGACATAGGTGATCCGTCCGAGCCGGTCGAGCGAGAAGATGCCGCGCGGGAGCCGGTCGGCCGCCTCCGCGACGACCGTCCCGGCACCGAGGTCGACGAGGAAGCCGGTGAGATGACCGGCCGCGCCGTCACCGGGCGGTCGGGTCCCGGGGCTGGAGAGTTCGAGGAGGTTCGTCCGGCCGTCGGGGCCGCGCAGCCGCAACCGGCGTACGACCGGGCCGGGCGATCCGGCCGCCCCGCGGGCGACAGCACACAGCCCGCACACGTCCTCCGGGGCCAGCAACGCCGTCAGCGCGTCGACGGTGCCCCCGAACTGTGCGGGCTCCGTGGCGAGGATCGCGCACAGCTCCGCGTCGGCTTCGACGGCGCCGGTGTCGAGGTCCCACTCGAAGTGTCCGATCCTGACCGGTGGTGCGAGGGCCGAGGGGGCAGCTGGACGGGCACCGGCTCGCCGTCCCACACGACCTGGGTGCCCTCGCCCGCCAGCTCCGCGAGGTCGGAGCCGAGCTGCCGGGCCACCTGCTGAAGACTGTGCCGGTGGGCCGGCGATACCGGCCTCCCGGGTGTGGCGGGCCGCAGCACCGCCAGGACCCCGAACTTCTGGTGGCTGCCGCCGATGGGCACGAACAGCGAACCGAACGGGAACGGCAGGCCCGCCATCAGTTGCGGGAACCGGCGCATGGCCTCCTCGGCGTCGGGGAGCAGGATCGACCGGTACGAGCGGTAGGACTCGCACACCGGGAAGGGCCGGTTCACATGCATGCGCCACCAGGGGCGGAACAGTCGACCCGGCAGCCCCGCGAGCACCGCGAGCCGCAGCAGCTCAGGGTTCCCGGAGCGCAGATATACGCCGCCTGCGTACCCGTCGGCGGACTCGACCGCGCTCACTGCGGCCTGCGCGAGCACCAGGGACAGTTCGCCCGGCACTCGGCCGCCGTTCACCGCCCCGGGCACCGCCCTGCCTTCATCCCGCGGACTGTGCCGGGTAGCGCCGTACCAGGTCACACAGTCAGGATGCGCCCCGGCGGCCCTGCAGCGCACCCGGTGGACCGGGGCACGCAATGAACGAAATCTTCCAACATCATGTGAATCTTTTGCGTCAGAGGGCCGCTTGATCGTGTGCCTGGAGTCAAGACATGCCACGGGACACTTCGATACCCACCGTTGCGCACACCTATTTTTCTGGATGCTCTTCGCAAAAGCCCCCGACGAGAGTCTCAATTTTGAGTGATCAAGGCAATATTTTGCGAAGAGTATAGACGTCTTTGCGGTCCACTCCTAGCCTGTGGGGCGTCCGAAGAGCCCCCACGAGCCGCAAGGACGACGATCACGTGACCCCACCACCGAAACGCCTCCTGCTCAGACGCTCTCTGTCCGCTTCCCTCTCCCTGGCCCTCGCCGCGTTCGGCACCGCCGCCGCGGTCGTACTGTCCAGCGCCCCGCCCGCCCGGGCCGCGGGTGTCCCCGCGCCCTCCCCCCTCGCGGTCCCCGGCCGCGGTGCGACCGTTCCGTTCAAGGAGCAGGAAGCCGAGTACGCGGCCACGAACGGCACGCTGATCGGACCCAACCGGCTGTACGGCACGCTGCCCTCCGAGGCCTCCGGTCGGCAGGCCGTGACGCTGGACGCCGTCGGCGAGTACGTGGAATTCACCCTCACCGCCCCGGCGAACGCGATGTCCTTCCGCTACTCGCTGCCGGACAGCCCCGACGGAACGGGCCGTGACGCCTCGATCGACGTGCGCGTGGGCGACGGGGCGCCGAAGAGTGTCCCGGTCACATCGAAGTACGGCTGGTACTACGGCGGTTACCCGTTCAACAACAACCCGGGCGACACCAACCCGCACCACTTCTACGACGAGGCCCGGACCACGTTCGGGTCGGCGCTCCCCATCGGCACGAAGGTGCGGCTGCAGGTCTCCTCCACCGCCGCGTCGCCGACGTTCACCATCGACCTGGCCGACTTCGAGCAGGTCGGCGCCCCGGTCGGCAGTCCGTCGGGGGCGCTGGACGTGGTCAGCGACTTCGGCGCCGACCCGACAGGCGCGACCGACTCCACCGGCAGGATCCAGGCGGCCGTCGACGCCGGCCGGGCGCAGGGCAAGGAGGTGTACATCCCGCAGGGAACCTTCCAGGTCCGCGATCACATCGTCGTCGACAAGGTGACACTGCGCGGGGCCGGCCCCTGGTACAGCGTGCTGACCGGGCGCGATCCGTCGAACCGCAGCAAGGCGGTCGGTGTCTACGGCAAGTACGCCGCGGACGGCGGCAGCAGCAATGTCACCCTCAAGGACTTCGCCATCATCGGCGACATCCGTGAACGGGTGGACAACGACCAGGTCAACGCCATCGGCGGGGCGATGTCCAATTCGGTCGTCGACAACATCTGGATGCAGCACACCAAGTGCGGCGCCTGGATGGACGGACCGATGGACAATTTCACCGTCAAGAACAGCCGCATTCTGGACCAGACCGCAGACGGCGTGAATTTCCATTACGGCGTCACGAACTCCACCGTCACCAATACATTCGTCCGCAACACCGGTGACGACGGCCTGGCGATGTGGGCGGAGAACGTACCGAATGTGAAGAACAAGTTCACGTTCAACACCGTGATCCTGCCGATCCTCGCGAACAACATCGTGACGTACGGCGGCAAGGACATCACCATCTCCGACAACGTCATGTCCGACACGATCACCAATGGCGGCGGTCTTCACGTCGCCAATCGCTATCCCGGTGTGAATTCGGGTCAGGGCACGGCGGTCTCCGGCATCACGACAGCCGCCCGGAACACTCTGATCCGTACCGGGAACAACGACTTCAACTGGCGGTTCGGGGTCGGCGCGGTCTGGTTCAGTGGACTCAACGAACCCATCAACGCGACGATCAACATCACCGACACCGAGATACTCGACAGCTCGTACGCCGCGATCCATCTGATCGAGGGGGCGACCAACGGGCTGCATTTCGACAACGTGAGGATCGACGGCGCGGGTACCTACGCCCTGCAGATCCAGGCGCCGGGGACGGCCACGTTCACCAATGTCGTCGCCACGCACATCGCCCAGTCGAACCCGATCCACAACTGTGTCGGCAGCGGCTTCCAGATCACCCGGGGCAGCGGAAACTCCGGCTGGTACGCCGACCCGCCGGCCTGCACCGGCACCTGGCCGGACCCGGTGTGGACCAACGGCGGGGTGCCGGGGGGTGGCACCGACCCGACCGACCCGCCCACCGACCCTCCGGCCGATCCCGGCAACCTCGCGCTGGGCCGACCGGTCACCGAATCGGGGCACGCGGACGTCTATGGTGCGGCCAACGCCGTGGACGGCAATGCGAACAGCTACTGGGAGAGCACCAACCACGCCTTCCCGCAGACCATCACCGTGGACCTGGGCGCTCCCAAGGCCGTCAAACGCGTGGTCCTGAAGCTGCCCCCGGCGACTGCATGGGCGACCCGCACGCAGACGCTGAGCGTGTCGGGCAGTGCCGACAACTCCTCGTACAGCTCGCTCAAGGGGTCGGCCGGCTATGTCTTCGACCCGGCCGACGGCAATACGGCGACGATCACTCTGCCCGGCACATCAGCCCGCTATCTGCGGCTGACCTTCACCGCGAACACGGGGTGGCCCGCGGGTCAGCTCTCGGAACTGGAGGCGTACACCAGCTGAGGAATGCGACCGGTCGCCGGACGGGTTCGGGCCCGTCCGGCGACCGGTCGGACGTTCCGGGCGGGCCAAGGACCGTCCCGGCTCAGCCCACCTCGATCCGACTCGACTCGACTCGGCTCAGCTCAGCTCAGCTCAGCTCAGCTCAGCTCACGACAGGAAGTCGCGCGCGATCCCTTCCGCCACCCGCTCCAGCAGCGGGCCCGCCTGTGCCATGCACACGGCCGGGTCCGGCTCCAGCTCCGTGAGGGCGTACGCGCGCCGGATGCCGGCCCTGCCCAGCGCCTCCGGAGGCAGTGCCAGGCGGCCGCAGACCGCCACCACCTCCAGTCCCGCCGCGCGGGCGGCCGCCGCGACGCCCGCCGGGGCCTTGCCGTGCAGGGTCTGCTCGTCGAGCGAACCCTCGCCCGTGATCACCAGCGTGGCGCGGGCCAGTGCCGGCGCGAAGCCGAGTACGTCGAGCATGACCTCGATGCCGGGGCGGAACCGGGCGCCGAGCGCTACCAGCGCCCCGTAGCCGATACCGCCCGCCGCACCCGCTCCGGGGAGCTTCGCATGGTCCGGTCCCAGGATGGACGCGTAGTGGGCGAGCGCCGCGTCGAGGGTCGCGATGTCGTCCTCGGTCGCGCCCTTCTGCCGCCCGTAGACCTCCGGGGCGCCCTTCGGACCGGTCAGCGGGTTGTCCACGTCGCTGGCGAGGATCAGGTCCACTTCGGCCAGCCGCGGGTCGAGGCCGGACAGGTCCGCCTCGGCCAGCTTCGCGAGGCCGCCGCCACCGGGACCGACGGGCTTGCCGTCCGCATCCAGGAAGCGGGCGCCGAGCGCGGCCAGCATGCCCGCGCCGCCGTCGGTCGTCGCGCTGCCGCCGACCCCGAACACAATGGTCCGGGCGCCCGCGTCCAGCGCCGCGGCAAGCAGCTCGCCGGAGCCGTACGTGGTGGCCGTGAGCGGGGCGAAGACCCCTGCGGGAAGGTGCTGGAGACCCGAGGCCTCGGCCATCTCCACCACCGCGGTGGTGTCCCGCAGCGCGTACGCGGCGGTCACGGTCTCCCCGCGCGGCCCGGTCACACGCGCTTCGCGCCGCTCGAAGCCGGCAGCCACCGCCGCCGCCACCGTGCCGTCGCCGCCGTCCGCCACGGGCAGGGTCTCGACCTGCACCTCGGGGACGATGCGCCGCAGCCCGGCTGTCACCCGCTCCGCGACCTGT is drawn from Streptomyces sp. NBC_01717 and contains these coding sequences:
- a CDS encoding phosphatidylserine decarboxylase, which codes for MPDSQTSASRGGVRLARGASPWLLPTVATAALSLTRARKSGRWAAVAVPTTALAAGMLWFFRDPEREITQGRVISPADGVVQSIMPWKDGRTRVAIFMSPLNVHVNRAPLAGTVTSVEHIPGGFVPAFNKESENNERVVWHFDTELGDIEMVQIAGAVARRIVPYIPQGTKVEQGERIGLIRFGSRVDIYLPEGIDVAVEVGQATTAGVTRIDRD
- the pssA gene encoding CDP-diacylglycerol--serine O-phosphatidyltransferase: MPEAESEDDVEDMPLSLRLSIADTLTLGNATCGFMAVYFTTTGILIPHLTGSDESGMARHSAATAVILMLLAAVFDLFDGLVARKLRSSPMGAELDNLSDLISFGLAPAYFVLVYGMVADDAHQRVSALAAIVVLLAVVLRLARFSCVTMKDGMFQGMPSPFGALTVVSIVLLELPFVPTLLAIVGVAWLMVSRVEYPKPRGVLAVAMLSWIVGAMGLLAAWAFDAPGGQLLLQTGCALQVVLGAVIPLFATARRVNTFRDNRREARAAQLP
- a CDS encoding discoidin domain-containing protein, which encodes MTPPPKRLLLRRSLSASLSLALAAFGTAAAVVLSSAPPARAAGVPAPSPLAVPGRGATVPFKEQEAEYAATNGTLIGPNRLYGTLPSEASGRQAVTLDAVGEYVEFTLTAPANAMSFRYSLPDSPDGTGRDASIDVRVGDGAPKSVPVTSKYGWYYGGYPFNNNPGDTNPHHFYDEARTTFGSALPIGTKVRLQVSSTAASPTFTIDLADFEQVGAPVGSPSGALDVVSDFGADPTGATDSTGRIQAAVDAGRAQGKEVYIPQGTFQVRDHIVVDKVTLRGAGPWYSVLTGRDPSNRSKAVGVYGKYAADGGSSNVTLKDFAIIGDIRERVDNDQVNAIGGAMSNSVVDNIWMQHTKCGAWMDGPMDNFTVKNSRILDQTADGVNFHYGVTNSTVTNTFVRNTGDDGLAMWAENVPNVKNKFTFNTVILPILANNIVTYGGKDITISDNVMSDTITNGGGLHVANRYPGVNSGQGTAVSGITTAARNTLIRTGNNDFNWRFGVGAVWFSGLNEPINATINITDTEILDSSYAAIHLIEGATNGLHFDNVRIDGAGTYALQIQAPGTATFTNVVATHIAQSNPIHNCVGSGFQITRGSGNSGWYADPPACTGTWPDPVWTNGGVPGGGTDPTDPPTDPPADPGNLALGRPVTESGHADVYGAANAVDGNANSYWESTNHAFPQTITVDLGAPKAVKRVVLKLPPATAWATRTQTLSVSGSADNSSYSSLKGSAGYVFDPADGNTATITLPGTSARYLRLTFTANTGWPAGQLSELEAYTS
- a CDS encoding glycerate kinase produces the protein METARVLVAADKFKGSLTAVQVAERVTAGLRRIVPEVQVETLPVADGGDGTVAAAVAAGFERREARVTGPRGETVTAAYALRDTTAVVEMAEASGLQHLPAGVFAPLTATTYGSGELLAAALDAGARTIVFGVGGSATTDGGAGMLAALGARFLDADGKPVGPGGGGLAKLAEADLSGLDPRLAEVDLILASDVDNPLTGPKGAPEVYGRQKGATEDDIATLDAALAHYASILGPDHAKLPGAGAAGGIGYGALVALGARFRPGIEVMLDVLGFAPALARATLVITGEGSLDEQTLHGKAPAGVAAAARAAGLEVVAVCGRLALPPEALGRAGIRRAYALTELEPDPAVCMAQAGPLLERVAEGIARDFLS